In a genomic window of Helianthus annuus cultivar XRQ/B chromosome 10, HanXRQr2.0-SUNRISE, whole genome shotgun sequence:
- the LOC110882748 gene encoding LOW QUALITY PROTEIN: glutamate receptor 2.7 (The sequence of the model RefSeq protein was modified relative to this genomic sequence to represent the inferred CDS: deleted 1 base in 1 codon), producing MTFFTLIYETSHKISSSAEITSYLTQALHQTGGTLTHILSLTSGLSSFNKELELLNKQQRKVFVIHTSLELGVMLFQAAKKMKMTGDGYLWIATNAITDLFHSVSSSRISLLKGMVGVKSYFPENTQDFLNFKNRFRQKFRHDYPEEEQDEPGIFAMQGYNTVRLLKQNSPENLDHVTPILETTVEIVYVIGKGYHSVYWTEGFGFSERDCEDDTKEAIAYTHSIDNLKQALFPMNPWFAHRRRRNLAESSENRMRVGVPVHSLFKQFVNIEYDPEKNQTVFSGFVIAVFDEMMRQLKQPFEYIPFNGSYDELMIQIPLKKFDAVAGDVAIRSSRLDYLDFTQPYTESGLEMVVPVKSKLSNQPWLFMKPFTAKMWWLIATITVYTGFIIWLIERAHCEYLRGSIVNQVGIIIWLAFTTLFTLRGDKLHSNLSRMVVVVWLFVALIITQSYTASFTSMLTAQRLEPTITRVEVLRNMNATVGYCNGSLVHHYLKDVLGFNSFKVKSYNSTHRYAEALNSGEIAAIFLEVPAAKVFLAQYCKSFIRTGETFKVGGYGFAFPRKYTLLSEVNKALTNVSESGKLKELEDAYLTSEKCVDEKSSPNEDESLSPRGFSILFELTGGTSTVALAIYIITSIREFKKSNPEPKNFFKLMSSFIKNEMRRSSRVVNAEST from the exons ATGACGTTCTTCACTCTCATATATGAAACCTCACACAAAATCTCCTCATCCGCAGAAATCACCTCTTATCTCACTCAGGCACTTCATCAAACCGGCGGTACACTCACCCATATATTATCACTCACATCGGGTTTAAGTTCCTTTAATAAAGAGCTGGAGTTACTTAACAAACAACAACGTAAAGTCTTCGTAATTCATACATCTCTGGAACTCGGGGTGATGTTGTTTCAGGCGGCCAAGAAGATGAAAATGACCGGAGATGGGTATCTATGGATTGCAACTAACGCAATCACAGATCTTTTTCATTCCGTTAGTTCCTCCAGGATTTCTCTATTGAAAGGTATGGTTGGTGTCAAAAGCTACTTTCCAGAAAACACACAGGATTTCCTTAATTTCAAAAATAGATTCCGTCAAAAGTTCCGTCATGATTACCCAGAAGAAGAGCAGGACGAACCTGGAATCTTTGCAATGCAAGGATATAACACCGTGAGGTTGTTAAAACAAAACTCACCTGAAAACTTGGATCACGTGACCCCAATTCTGGAAACTACGGTGGAGATTGTTTACGTGATAGGGAAGGGATATCACAGCGTGTACTGGACCGAAGGATTTGGGTTCTCAGAGAGAGACTGT GAAGATGACACCAAAGAAGCAATCGCTTACACGCATTCAATCGATAATCTGAAACAAGCTTTGTTCCCGATGAACCCATGGTTTGCTCATAGACGGCGCAGGAATCTTGCTGAAAGTTCAGAGAATCGGATGAGAGTTGGTGTTCCTGTTCATTCACTGTTTAAGCAATTTGTGAACATTGAATATGATCCCGAAAAGAATCAAACTGTGTTCAGTGGGTTTGTAATCGCTGTCTTTGATGAAATGATGAGACAATTGAAGCAACCATTTGAATATATACCATTCAATGGTTCTTATGATGAACTCATGATACAAATTCCTTTAAAG AAATTTGATGCGGTAGCTGGTGATGTAGCCATCAGGTCAAGCCGGCTGGACTATCTGGATTTCACTCAACCATACACCGAGTCAGGTTTGGAGATGGTCGTACCTGTTAAATCCAAATTATCAAACCAGCCATGGTTGTTCATGAAGCCTTTTACTgctaaaatgtggtggttaatagctACAATCACTGTTTACACCGGCTTCATCATTTGGTTAATTGAAAGGGCTCATTGTGAGTATCTTCGAGGCTCAATTGTAAATCAAGTTGGAATCATCATCTGGCTTGCGTTTACGACCCTCTTCACTTTGCGAG GTGACAAGTTACATAGCAATTTGTCAAGAATGGTGGTGGTTGTGTGGCTCTTTGTGGCACTAATCATCACACAGAGCTACACGGCTAGCTTCACGAGCATGCTCACGGCTCAAAGGTTGGAACCCACAATAACCAGAGTTGAGGTGCTAAGGAACATGAATGCAACAGTAGGGTACTGCAATGGTTCTCTTGTCCATCACTACTTGAAAgatgttttgggttttaatagCTTCAAGGTCAAGAGCTATAACTCAACTCATAGATATGCTGAGGCCCTTAATAGTGGTGAAATTGCAGCCATCTTTCTTGAAGTTCCTGCAGCCAAAGTCTTTCTAGCTCAGTACTGCAAGAGCTTCATCAGAACCGGAGAGACCTTCAAAGTTGGCGGCTACGGTTTC GCGTTTCCTAGGAAATATACGTTGCTTTCTGAAGTAAACAAAGCTCTAACGAACGTTTCGGAAAGTGGGAAGCTTAAAGAACTTGAGGATGCTTATCTTACATCTGAGAAATGTGTGGATGAAAAATCCTCTCCGAATGAAGACGAGAGTCTTAGCCCTCGTGGCTTCTCAATACTGTTTGAGCTAACCGGAGGGACATCAACGGTTGCCCTTGCCATATACATCATCACCAGCATTAGAGAATTTAAAAAATCTAATCCAGAACCCAAGAATTTCTTCAAATTGATGTCATCATTTATAAAAAACGAAATGAGACGGTCATCTAGAGTTGTCAATGCAGAAAGCACCTAG